Sequence from the Gammaproteobacteria bacterium genome:
ACGGAGCGTCCCGCGGCCGAAGCGGTCGCGGCGGCGATGCGGCACACCGCGATCAACGCCGCGGGAGACACGCCGCTCGGCGCCGCTGCGGCCTTGCTCGAGAAGGCCGCGCTGCTCTTGACGAACGACACGGGCGTCTCGCACCTCGCCGCATCGCTGCGCACGCCGAGCGTCGTCGTCTTTCTCGCGTCGGATCCCGACCGCTGGGCGCCGATCGATCGCGAGAGACATCGCGCGGTCGTCGCGCATGGCCTCGTCACGCGTCCGCTCGAGCGGATGCTCGCGTCGCGCTGCGCGGTCCCCGAAACCTCCGAGGTGCTCGGCGAAGCCCTCGATGTGATGAATGGAGTGTATGGCGGGTAGCGCTCGACACAGGGCGGGGACTTGGCACGACGCGGCGACGCTCGTCGCGGCGTTCGCCGGTACGAGCAACGGGGCGAAGGCCGTCGTCCCGGCGCTGCGCAGGCTACGCGCCGCGCTGCCTCGAGCGAAGCTGCTGCTCCTTTGGCCGGCCGAGGTCGAGCCGCCGCCCGGCGCGTGCACGCTCGCGGACCGCCGAATCGACTATCGGTCGCCCGAGCCGCCCCGCTCGGGCCGAACGGGGGGCCCGCGGGAAGGGGACTTGTCGGACCTCACGGCGGCGTCCGGTCTCGACGCTGCGATCGCCGCGCTGGCCGCCCATTCGGCGTACCAGGCCATCGTGTTCACGGAGTCCGGCGCGGCCCCTTACGCCGCGGCGTACGTCTGCTACCTGGCCGGCATTCCGGAGCGCGTTGGGCTCACGGCGGAGTTCGGCGGCGCGGTGCTGTCTCGGGCCGTACCGCCGCCCGCCGGGACGGCCGAGCACGAGCGCCATCTGTTTCTGCTCGACGCCCTCGGCTTCGGCGGCGCATTGCACGGCCGCCTCGACGCGCCTGCACCGACCGCCGCGCTCGGGAGCTCGTGATGCGCCCGCTGAACGTCCTCACATGGCACGTGCACGGCAGCTATCTGTGGTACCTCTCGCGCGTTCCGCATCGGCTCTATCTCCCGATCAAGCCGGGACGCCCCGAAGGCTACGGCGGGCGGCTGCCGGGACTGCCGTGGCCCGACAACGTGGTCGAGGTGCCTGCCGAAGCCGCGCGCGACCTCGAGCTCGACTGCGTCCTGTTTCAATCGCGAAAGAGCTACGTCGAGGACCAGCACGAGATTCTTTCGCCGGCGCAGCGCCGGTTGCCGCGGATCTTTCTCGAGCACGATCCGCCGCGCGAGCAACCGACCGATACGCGCCATCCGGTCGACGATCCGAACGTGCTGCTCGTGCACGTCACGGCGTTCAACGAGCTGATGTGGCACAACGGACGAACGCCGACACGCGTGATCGAGCACGGCGTCGTCGTGCCCGACGGCGTGCGTTATACCGGCGAGCTCGAGCGGGGGATCGTCGTCGTGAACGGGCTCGCCGCACGCGGCCGCCGACTCGGCGCGGATGTCTTCGCGGCCGCGCGCCAGCGCGTGCCGCTCGATCTCGTCGGTATGGATTCGCAGCGACTCGGCGGCCTCGGCGAGGCGGGCCACGAGGAGCTTCCGCGCCTCGCTGCCCGCTACCGCTTCTTCTTCAATCCGATCCGCTACACGAGCCTCGGGCTCGCTGTCTGCGAAGCGATGATGCTCGGCATCCCAATCGTCGGTCTCGCGACGACGGAGATGGCCACGGTCGTCGAGAACGGCAGGTCCGGGTTCATCGGCACCCGGCTGAGCGCACTCGTGGATGCGATGCGCGGGCTGCTCGCCGATCCCCGTGAGGCCGCGCGGCTCGGCCGTGAGGCGCGCCGGGTCGCCGAGCGCCGCTTCCACATCGGGCGCTTCGTGCGCGACTGGAACGCCGCGTTCGAGGAGGTCACCGGCGTGGGCGCTCCGCGGTCGCGCGACGCCGCGTCGAGGAGCTTCGCCGCTCATGCGTAGGATCGCGATGATCAGCGACCACGCGTCGCCGCTCGCGGCGCTCGGCAGCGCCGACGCGGGCGGCCAGAACGTCTATGTCGCGCACCTCACGCGGCGACTCGCTGATCGCGGAATAGAGGTGGACGTGTTCACGCGCCGCGACGCCGACGACTTGCCCGAGGTCGTGCCGTGGTATCAGGGCTCGCGCGTCATTCACGTACCCGCGGGACCGCCGGAGCCCGTTCCGAAGGAAGAGCTGCTGCCGCACATGGAATCGTTCACTCGGTTCGTGCGGCGCGCCTGCCGGCGCCGGCGCTACGACCTGATCCATGCGAATTTCTGGATGTCGGGCCTTGCCGCTCTCGACATCAAAACGACGCTCGACATTCCGTTCGTCATCACGTTTCACGCGCTCGGGCGCATCCGCCGCGTGCATCAGGGCGAAAACGACCGCTTCCCGGATTGCCGCTTTCAGATCGAGGAGCGCATCGCGTGGGCGGCCGACAGGATCATCGCCGAATGCCCGCAGGACCGAGTCGATCTGATGACGCACTACGCGGCGGATCCGGAGCGCATCAGCGTCGTGCCTTGCGGCTTCGATCCGGCGGAGCTTGCACCGGTGCCGCGACACAACGCGCGCGCGCTTCTCGGCTTGCCGCAAGACGCGTTCATCGTGCTTCAGCTCGGGCGTCTCGTCCCGCGCAAGGGCATCGCGACCGCGATCGAAGGATTTGCGCGCTTTCGGCACGGTACGTCGGCGGACGCTCGCCTCCTGATCGTCGGCGGCGACGCGTACCGGCCGGACTTCACGCGCACGCCGGAGATGGCGCGGCTTGCGCGCGTCGCTGCGGCCGAAGGCGTTTCGGATCGAGTCGAATTCGCTGGGCGCCGCGACCGCGACGTGCTGCGCTACTACTACAGCGCCGCGGACGTGTTCGTGACGCTTCCGTGGTACGAGCCGTTCGGCATCACGCCGCTCGAAGCGATGGCCTGCGCCATCCCGGTCGTCGGCAGCCGCGTCGGCGGCGTGAAGTACACCGTCGTCGACGGCCTCACCGGCTGCCTGATTCCGGCCGCGGATCCCGAGGCGCTCGCGCGCTGCCTCGCGTTGCTGTACCGGGAGCGCGGCATGCGTTCTGCGATGGGGGCGAGCGGCCGCGAGCGCGTTGTCAGGGCTTTCACGTGGGAACACGTCGCGAAAGCGATCGAAGCCGTCTACGCGGACGTTCTGAGCGGGCTCCTCCGCGCGCCGGTGCGGCAGGTCGGGTATGCCGGCAACGCGGGCGCGTACGGCTCGACGGCCGTGTCGTCCGCGGCCGGGCCGCCTCCGGCGGCGGGCGTCGCCGGCACGCGCGTGAAGCGTCGCGTTCCTTCGCCCGTGACGCCGCTCCACCGGCATACGAGGAGGAAGAAGAAATGACGTTGCGGGAAAAGGTGCCGGAGCCGCACGAGGAGCCTTCGTCGAGCCTTCGCGGCCGCGTGGTGCTCGTCACCGGCGGCGGCAGCGGGCTCGGCGCGGCCGTCTGCCGATGCCTGTCCGACGCGGGCGGGACGGTCGTCGTCACGGACGTCGACGGCGACCGGGCGCTCGCGGTCACGGAGGCGATCGCCGCGCGCGGCGGCTCCGGCTCCGCGCGAGCGCTCGACGTGCGCGACGAGCGTCAGGCCCGCGACGCGATGGCGGCCGTCGTCGCCGAGCAGGGCCGGCTCGATGCCGTCGTGAACAACGCCGGGGTCGACGTGACGAAGCCGGTGGTCGATTTGTCGATCGAGGAATGGGATCGCGTGCTCGCGGTCAACCTGCGCGGTCCGTTCGTGATGTCGAAGCTCGCGTTCGAGACGATGCGCGCGCAGGCGCGCGGCGGGCACGTCGTGAACATCGTCTCCACGGCCGCCCGTCGCGCGTGGGCGAATGCGGCGGCCTATCACGCGAGCAAGTGGGGGCTGCTCGGTCTGAGCCATGCGCTGCACGTCGAAGGCCGCGAGCACCGCATCAAGGTGACGGCGCTGATCGCGGGCGGAATGCGCACGCCGTTCCTTCTGGACCGATTCCCGGACATCGATCAAAGCGTGCTCCAGGATCCGGCGAGCGTCGCACAGGCGGTGCGGTTCGTGCTGACGCAGCCGGCGGGCACGGTGATCCCGGAGCTGATGGTGATTCCGGAACGGGAAACGTCGTGGCCGTGAAGAGCCGTGCGCGGAAGCTTCGGCGGGCCGTGTTCCTCGACAAGGACGGCACGCTCGTCGAGGACGTGCCGTTCAACGTCGACGCCCGACGCCTGCGGCTCGGTCCGGGAGCCGACGAGGCTTTGCCGCGGCTCGCGCGCGCGGGCTTCGTGCTGGCCGTGGTCTCGAATCAGTCCGGTGTCGCGCGCGGGTATTTCGCGGAGGACGCGCTCGCGGGCGTCGCACGGGATCTCGGCGCGCTCGTCGCAGGGCTCGGCGTGACGCTCGACGGTTTCTACTACTGCCCGCACCATCCGGAAGGCCGCGTCGCCGCGTACCGGCGGGACTGCGAATGCCGCAAGCCCCGCCCGGGTCTCCTCGAGCGTGCCGCGCGCGACCTCGACGTCGACCTCGCCGCGTCGTGGCTCGTCGGCGACATTCTCGACGACGTGGAGGCGGGGCGCCGCGCAGGCTGCCGCACGATCCTGATCGACAACGGCAACGAGACCGAATGGCGGCTCGCCCGCGAGCGGCTGCCGCACCATGCCGTCGCGAATCTCGCCGAAGCCGCGCGCCTGATCGTCGCGCTCGATGTCGTCGAGCCGAGTGCCGCCGCGGGGCGGCAGGTGGCCTGACCGATGCCGCGGCTGCGACGCGCGGATGCCGAGCGGGACGCCTGGCGTCGCGTCGCGCGCCTTCTGTGCGTGCGGCTCGACGCGATGGGCGACGTGTTGATGACGACGCCGGCGCTGCGCGCGGCAAAGGAATCCGCGCCCCGGCACATCACGCTGCTGACGTCGCCCGGAGGCGCGGAGGCGGCGCGCCTCGTGCCGGATGTCGACGACGTGCTCGTCTACGAGGCGCCTTGGGTCAAGGCGACGCCCGCTCGCTCCGACGCGAACGGCGACCGCGAGCTCATCGCGCGGCTCGCCGCAATGCGCTTCGACGCCGCCGTGATCTTCACGGTCTACAGCCAGAATCCGCTGCCGGCGGCGATGGTGTGCTATCTCGCCGGCATTCCGCGGCGGCTCGCGCATTGCCGCGAGAATCCGTATCAGCTCTTGACGGACTGGGCGGCCGATTTCGAGCCCGCGGGCGGCGTGCGTCACGAGGTTCGCCGGCAGCTCGACCTCGTCGCCCGCGTCGGCTGGCGCACGTCCGACGAGCGGCTCCGTCTCGCCGTGCCGCCCGCTGCGGCCGCGCGGGTAGACGCGATGATCGCGACGCTCGGGCTCGACCTCGGGCCGTGGGCCGTGGTTCATCCGGGCGCGAGCGCGCCGTCGCGTCGCTACGCTCCGGAGCGCTTCGCCGCGGTGATCCGCGCGCTCGCGCGCGATCACGGCTGGCGCATCGCGCTGACCGGAACGGGCGAGGAGGCGCCGCTCCTCGAAAGCCTTCGCGGCGCCGGAGGGAACGGGGCGGTCTCGCTCGCCGGCGCGCTCGATCTCGCCGAGCTCGGCGCGCTGATCGCGCGCGCGCCGCTTCTGATCTCGAACAACACCGGGCCGGTGCACGTCGCCGCGGCCGTCGGCACGCCGGTCGTCGATCTCTACGCGCTCACGAATCCGCAGCATACGCCGTGGCGTGTGCCGAGCCGCGTTCTCTACCACGACGTTCCGTGCCGCACGTGCTACCGCAGCGTATGCCCGGAAGGCCACCACCTTTGCCTCGACGGCGTGCCGCCGGCGCGGGTCGTCGCGGCGGCCGTGGATCTCGCGAGGGCGGGGCGGGCGG
This genomic interval carries:
- a CDS encoding glycosyltransferase, translating into MRPLNVLTWHVHGSYLWYLSRVPHRLYLPIKPGRPEGYGGRLPGLPWPDNVVEVPAEAARDLELDCVLFQSRKSYVEDQHEILSPAQRRLPRIFLEHDPPREQPTDTRHPVDDPNVLLVHVTAFNELMWHNGRTPTRVIEHGVVVPDGVRYTGELERGIVVVNGLAARGRRLGADVFAAARQRVPLDLVGMDSQRLGGLGEAGHEELPRLAARYRFFFNPIRYTSLGLAVCEAMMLGIPIVGLATTEMATVVENGRSGFIGTRLSALVDAMRGLLADPREAARLGREARRVAERRFHIGRFVRDWNAAFEEVTGVGAPRSRDAASRSFAAHA
- a CDS encoding glycosyltransferase gives rise to the protein MRRIAMISDHASPLAALGSADAGGQNVYVAHLTRRLADRGIEVDVFTRRDADDLPEVVPWYQGSRVIHVPAGPPEPVPKEELLPHMESFTRFVRRACRRRRYDLIHANFWMSGLAALDIKTTLDIPFVITFHALGRIRRVHQGENDRFPDCRFQIEERIAWAADRIIAECPQDRVDLMTHYAADPERISVVPCGFDPAELAPVPRHNARALLGLPQDAFIVLQLGRLVPRKGIATAIEGFARFRHGTSADARLLIVGGDAYRPDFTRTPEMARLARVAAAEGVSDRVEFAGRRDRDVLRYYYSAADVFVTLPWYEPFGITPLEAMACAIPVVGSRVGGVKYTVVDGLTGCLIPAADPEALARCLALLYRERGMRSAMGASGRERVVRAFTWEHVAKAIEAVYADVLSGLLRAPVRQVGYAGNAGAYGSTAVSSAAGPPPAAGVAGTRVKRRVPSPVTPLHRHTRRKKK
- a CDS encoding SDR family oxidoreductase codes for the protein MTLREKVPEPHEEPSSSLRGRVVLVTGGGSGLGAAVCRCLSDAGGTVVVTDVDGDRALAVTEAIAARGGSGSARALDVRDERQARDAMAAVVAEQGRLDAVVNNAGVDVTKPVVDLSIEEWDRVLAVNLRGPFVMSKLAFETMRAQARGGHVVNIVSTAARRAWANAAAYHASKWGLLGLSHALHVEGREHRIKVTALIAGGMRTPFLLDRFPDIDQSVLQDPASVAQAVRFVLTQPAGTVIPELMVIPERETSWP
- a CDS encoding HAD family hydrolase, with amino-acid sequence MAVKSRARKLRRAVFLDKDGTLVEDVPFNVDARRLRLGPGADEALPRLARAGFVLAVVSNQSGVARGYFAEDALAGVARDLGALVAGLGVTLDGFYYCPHHPEGRVAAYRRDCECRKPRPGLLERAARDLDVDLAASWLVGDILDDVEAGRRAGCRTILIDNGNETEWRLARERLPHHAVANLAEAARLIVALDVVEPSAAAGRQVA
- a CDS encoding glycosyltransferase family 9 protein — its product is MPRLRRADAERDAWRRVARLLCVRLDAMGDVLMTTPALRAAKESAPRHITLLTSPGGAEAARLVPDVDDVLVYEAPWVKATPARSDANGDRELIARLAAMRFDAAVIFTVYSQNPLPAAMVCYLAGIPRRLAHCRENPYQLLTDWAADFEPAGGVRHEVRRQLDLVARVGWRTSDERLRLAVPPAAAARVDAMIATLGLDLGPWAVVHPGASAPSRRYAPERFAAVIRALARDHGWRIALTGTGEEAPLLESLRGAGGNGAVSLAGALDLAELGALIARAPLLISNNTGPVHVAAAVGTPVVDLYALTNPQHTPWRVPSRVLYHDVPCRTCYRSVCPEGHHLCLDGVPPARVVAAAVDLARAGRAAPAGDGLPVAAHDAPGSVSSLRTGAVARSAAERPR